A region of uncultured Draconibacterium sp. DNA encodes the following proteins:
- a CDS encoding Gfo/Idh/MocA family oxidoreductase has product MTNRRNFIKTSAMATAGVGIASSMPLAMESCSGANDKLVCALIGAKGMGFSDLQAFLKQKNTECGAICDVDENVLNQRIADVEKIQGTKPKGFKDFRKLLEEPGIDVIIIGTPDHWHCLPFVYAAQEGKHIYCEKPLANYIEEINIMERAWKRYGTIAQVGQWQRSDKHWKEAVDFVYTGALGKIRTVRCWSYQGWMKSIPVMPDGPVPEGVDYDMWLGPAKARPFNPNRFHFNFRWFWDYAGGLMTDWGVHIIDYGLYGMKAKAPKSIMAMGGKFGYPDDACETPDSMQALYEFDDYTLLWDHGLGIDGGYYGRSHGVGFVGENGTLVVDRNGWEVIPEGGRNPKMDRVELKKGDGQGLNNHMANFIDCIKDGDQNTNCNVGIAANTARVAHLGNMALKTGQRLYWDAENSKFIGNDAANELLVPTYRAPWELPKV; this is encoded by the coding sequence ATGACTAATAGAAGAAACTTTATTAAAACATCGGCAATGGCAACAGCTGGCGTAGGGATTGCGTCGAGTATGCCTTTAGCGATGGAATCGTGCTCGGGAGCAAACGATAAACTGGTTTGTGCTTTGATTGGGGCAAAAGGAATGGGATTTAGTGATTTGCAAGCCTTTTTAAAGCAAAAAAATACCGAGTGTGGTGCCATTTGCGATGTTGATGAAAACGTTTTGAATCAGCGTATTGCAGACGTTGAAAAGATTCAGGGAACAAAACCAAAGGGATTTAAAGATTTCAGAAAATTACTGGAAGAACCCGGTATTGATGTGATCATTATTGGCACACCCGACCACTGGCACTGTTTGCCATTTGTTTATGCAGCACAGGAAGGAAAACACATTTACTGTGAAAAACCGCTGGCAAACTATATCGAAGAGATCAATATTATGGAGCGTGCATGGAAACGTTACGGAACAATTGCCCAGGTGGGGCAGTGGCAACGTAGCGACAAGCACTGGAAAGAGGCTGTTGATTTTGTCTACACAGGTGCGCTGGGTAAAATTCGTACTGTTCGTTGCTGGTCGTACCAGGGTTGGATGAAATCGATTCCGGTAATGCCCGACGGACCTGTTCCTGAAGGTGTGGATTACGATATGTGGTTAGGACCTGCAAAAGCGCGTCCGTTTAACCCGAACCGTTTTCACTTTAATTTCCGCTGGTTTTGGGATTACGCCGGTGGTTTAATGACCGACTGGGGTGTGCACATTATCGACTATGGTTTATACGGAATGAAAGCCAAAGCGCCAAAATCGATTATGGCAATGGGTGGTAAATTTGGCTACCCCGATGATGCTTGTGAAACACCAGACAGCATGCAGGCTTTATACGAATTTGACGATTATACCTTGTTGTGGGATCATGGTTTGGGAATTGATGGTGGTTACTATGGCCGCAGCCACGGTGTAGGTTTTGTTGGTGAAAACGGAACTTTGGTGGTTGATCGCAATGGCTGGGAAGTTATTCCTGAAGGTGGCAGAAACCCAAAAATGGATCGTGTTGAATTGAAAAAAGGCGATGGACAGGGATTGAACAACCACATGGCTAACTTTATCGATTGTATTAAAGATGGCGATCAGAATACAAACTGTAATGTGGGTATTGCTGCCAATACTGCTCGTGTGGCTCACCTGGGTAACATGGCTTTAAAAACCGGTCAGCGTCTGTACTGGGACGCCGAGAACAGCAAATTTATTGGTAACGATGCGGCCAACGAATTATTGGTGCCAACTTACCGCGCACCATGGGAATTGCCAAAAGTTTAG